A portion of the Ferrimonas lipolytica genome contains these proteins:
- a CDS encoding BMC domain-containing protein, which produces MLNAIGCIELNSIARGYFVADAMLKAAEVELLFNRTICPGKYMVLVAGDVAAVNAAMDTGLAAGGGEVIDDLLIPNVHPDVFPAISGTRVVSQTGALGIIETFSIASIVEAADAAVKAANVELLEVHIAMAIGGKGYVTLTGDVAAVTAAVEAAINQIRHKGLLVDKVVIPQPRPEVLEGKV; this is translated from the coding sequence ATGTTAAACGCAATTGGCTGTATTGAATTGAACTCCATTGCCCGTGGGTACTTCGTCGCCGATGCAATGCTAAAGGCAGCGGAAGTGGAGCTGCTTTTTAACCGCACCATCTGTCCCGGTAAATATATGGTGCTGGTGGCCGGCGATGTCGCCGCCGTCAATGCCGCCATGGATACCGGCCTAGCCGCTGGTGGCGGTGAAGTAATCGATGACCTGCTGATCCCCAATGTTCACCCCGATGTGTTTCCCGCAATCTCAGGTACTCGTGTGGTTTCCCAAACCGGTGCATTGGGGATCATCGAAACGTTCTCAATCGCCAGTATCGTAGAAGCCGCTGACGCCGCGGTGAAGGCCGCTAACGTCGAACTGCTAGAGGTGCATATTGCGATGGCCATCGGCGGTAAAGGCTACGTCACATTAACCGGCGATGTCGCAGCGGTTACCGCTGCGGTCGAAGCCGCAATCAACCAGATCCGGCATAAAGGACTACTGGTTGACAAGGTTGTTATTCCACAACCCCGACCGGAGGTTTTGGAAGGCAAAGTTTAG